The following coding sequences lie in one Drosophila sulfurigaster albostrigata strain 15112-1811.04 chromosome 2R, ASM2355843v2, whole genome shotgun sequence genomic window:
- the LOC133839627 gene encoding uncharacterized protein LOC133839627: protein MYVFNYDATLLYELYNVKVNVQMVKRANGYKPWLYNITVDACEFQRRRNNPMIKMVFNIFKNYSNLNHPCPYRDSVHLYGLYLKPQLIPIPLPTGEYGLLTTWNFDNKTTSTVNLYFEFKEDAI from the exons ATGTACGTCTTTAACTATGATGCTACTTTGCTGTATGAATTATATAATGTGAAGGTTAATGTTCAAATGGTCAAACGGGCAAATGGCTATAAGCCGTGGCTATACAATATTACTGTTGACGCCTGCGAATTTCAAAGACGACGCAACAATCCAATGATTAAAATggtatttaacatttttaaaaactattcgAACCTTAATCACCCTTGCCCATATAGG GATTCTGTACATTTATATGGCTTATATCTTAAGCCACAATTAATTCCCATTCCGTTGCCCACCGGCGAGTATGGGTTACTTACAACATGGAATTTTGATAACAAAACTACGTCGACTGTGAATTTATATTTCGAATTCAAAgaagatgcaatttaa